From a single Brassica oleracea var. oleracea cultivar TO1000 chromosome C5, BOL, whole genome shotgun sequence genomic region:
- the LOC106292730 gene encoding ubiquitin-conjugating enzyme E2 variant 1A: MSSEEAKVVVPRNFRLLEELERGEKGIGDGTVSYGMDDADDIYMQSWTGTILGPHNTAYEGKIFQLKLFCGKEYPESPPSVKFQTRINMACVNPDTGVVEPSLFPMLTNWRREYTMEDILVKLKKEMMTSHNRKLAQPPEGTEEARADPKGPAKCCVM; encoded by the exons ATGAGCTCGGAGGAAGCCAAAGTCGTTG TGCCAAGGAACTTTAGATTGTTGGAAGAGCTAGAGAGAGGTGAGAAAGGTATCGGAGATGGTACGGTGAGCTATGGAATGGACGACGCTGATGATATCTATATGCAATCCTGGACTGGCACCATTCTCGGCCCTCATAAT ACTGCATACGAAGGGAAGATCTTCCAGCTGAAGTTGTTCTGTGGTAAGGAGTACCCAGAAAGTCCACCAAGTGTGAAGTTCCAGACCAGGATAAACATGGCCTGCGTTAACCCTGACACTGGAGTG GTTGAACCGAGTCTCTTCCCTATGCTCACTAACTGGCGGCGAGAATACACAATGGAGGACATTCTGGTTAAACTGAAAAAAGAAATGATGACTTCTCATAACCGGAAGTTAGCTCAGCCCCCGGAAG GTACCGAGGAAGCTAGGGCAGATCCAAAGGGACCAGCTAAATGCTGTGTGATGTGA